In Natronococcus occultus SP4, the following proteins share a genomic window:
- a CDS encoding branched-chain amino acid ABC transporter permease: MIDWAISFTYLVLSYASVFILVAIGFSIAFGSLRFVNLAHGALYLIGAYLGLFVAFEMEVGGIAEAWSPIGLGWGFAAALLLVPVALFAIGIVMERLIAKPMYDRSMLDQLLVTFGILIVVQELIAILFGRRGYTYDRPGWASGAISVSGVTSLNRWRVYVIVLTVLTLLLLYAFYKFTDIGLAVRAGTEDDEMVELLGIRVGRAFMLIFAIGAAYAGLGGILAGPIFTVNPEIGITEVLIPALLVVIVGGVGSITGTVVAGLLFGFVFVSVDALLTGTWARIGIFTLAVVVLTIKPTGLFGPEEITT, encoded by the coding sequence ATGATAGATTGGGCGATCAGTTTCACCTACCTGGTCCTGAGTTACGCGTCCGTCTTTATCCTGGTCGCGATCGGCTTTTCGATCGCGTTCGGCTCGCTCAGGTTCGTCAACCTGGCTCACGGCGCGCTGTATCTCATCGGTGCGTATCTCGGGCTGTTCGTCGCGTTCGAGATGGAGGTCGGAGGGATCGCCGAAGCCTGGTCGCCGATCGGGCTCGGATGGGGATTCGCTGCCGCGTTGCTCCTCGTCCCGGTGGCGCTGTTTGCCATCGGGATCGTCATGGAACGACTGATCGCGAAGCCGATGTACGATCGCAGCATGCTGGACCAGCTGCTCGTTACGTTCGGGATCCTGATTGTCGTCCAGGAGTTGATCGCGATCCTCTTCGGACGGCGCGGGTACACGTACGACCGTCCCGGCTGGGCGTCCGGAGCGATTTCGGTGTCGGGTGTGACCAGTCTGAACCGATGGCGAGTGTACGTTATCGTTCTCACCGTCCTCACGCTGTTGCTTTTGTACGCGTTTTACAAGTTCACCGATATTGGACTGGCGGTTCGTGCCGGCACAGAAGACGACGAAATGGTCGAACTACTCGGCATCAGGGTCGGCCGGGCGTTCATGCTGATCTTTGCTATCGGTGCCGCGTACGCAGGGTTAGGCGGTATTCTGGCTGGACCCATATTCACCGTAAATCCAGAAATCGGTATTACGGAGGTACTCATTCCCGCATTACTCGTCGTCATCGTCGGCGGGGTCGGGAGTATCACCGGAACTGTCGTCGCCGGGTTGCTGTTCGGATTCGTCTTCGTTAGCGTCGACGCGCTCCTGACTGGAACGTGGGCGAGAATCGGTATATTCACTCTCGCCGTCGTCGTTCTGACGATCAAGCCGACTGGTCTCTTCGGACCGGAGGAGATCACGACATGA